From a single Ignavibacteria bacterium genomic region:
- a CDS encoding HAMP domain-containing histidine kinase, which produces MENTGLVLTCDISGRVLSVEINNTGFENDRFVDRLLIDIFSNEDISKVLEFFVETKSVGASFSKQLSIISGEKTAKFFFSSVKIDNKIIILGTNHRANFDDMMSQMMSINNDQTNMLRQLFKAQLAPEDKKERVIETVLYEELSRVNNDLVNIQRELAKKNHELEALNKLKNQFLGMAAHDLRNPLGVIMNLSEFILEEKEKLSEEAVSFLEKIDSLSRFMLNMVTELLDISSIESGQMNLNKTRFDLVQLVRDSVNLNKSLAEKKNIFINFISSEQSLQLYADLNKIDQVITNLLTNAVKYSNQNTTTVVAIMRDLNKARLVVKDQGQGIPSNEIVKLFKPFAKTSVKSTGGEKSTGLGLMIVKKIVEGHGGTISVESEVGTGSTFTVELPLAEE; this is translated from the coding sequence ATGGAAAATACCGGACTTGTACTCACTTGTGATATTTCCGGACGGGTTTTATCGGTAGAGATAAACAATACCGGATTTGAAAACGATCGTTTTGTTGACCGGCTTCTAATCGATATATTTTCGAACGAGGATATCTCCAAAGTCCTAGAGTTTTTCGTTGAAACCAAATCTGTTGGTGCATCCTTCAGTAAACAGCTATCCATTATTAGTGGAGAAAAAACAGCCAAGTTTTTTTTCAGTTCGGTGAAGATCGACAACAAAATCATTATCCTGGGAACAAATCACAGGGCAAACTTTGATGACATGATGTCTCAGATGATGTCGATAAATAACGACCAAACCAATATGCTCCGTCAGTTGTTTAAGGCACAGTTGGCCCCCGAGGATAAAAAGGAACGGGTAATAGAGACTGTCCTTTATGAAGAATTGAGCAGAGTGAATAACGATCTGGTTAATATTCAGAGAGAACTTGCCAAGAAAAACCATGAACTCGAGGCTCTGAATAAATTAAAAAATCAGTTTTTGGGCATGGCTGCTCACGATTTACGCAATCCACTCGGGGTTATCATGAATCTTTCAGAATTTATTCTGGAGGAAAAAGAAAAACTCTCAGAGGAAGCAGTCAGTTTTTTGGAAAAAATTGATTCTTTGTCGCGGTTCATGCTCAATATGGTGACCGAGTTGCTGGATATCTCCAGTATAGAGTCAGGACAGATGAATTTGAACAAAACCCGGTTTGATCTTGTACAACTTGTAAGGGATTCAGTGAATCTGAATAAATCGCTTGCAGAAAAAAAGAATATCTTCATAAATTTTATCTCCTCGGAGCAATCACTTCAACTATACGCAGATCTGAACAAGATCGATCAGGTAATCACCAACCTTTTAACAAACGCTGTAAAATACTCAAACCAAAACACCACCACAGTAGTTGCTATTATGAGAGACCTGAACAAAGCGAGACTGGTGGTAAAAGATCAGGGGCAGGGGATTCCTTCGAATGAAATTGTAAAACTTTTCAAACCTTTTGCCAAAACGAGTGTGAAAAGTACCGGGGGTGAAAAAAGTACCGGATTGGGATTGATGATCGTAAAGAAAATAGTTGAAGGTCACGGCGGCACAATTTCAGTGGAAAGTGAAGTAGGAACAGGATCGACTTTTACCGTGGAATTACCCCTGGCAGAGGAATAG
- a CDS encoding cobalamin-dependent protein (Presence of a B(12) (cobalamin)-binding domain implies dependence on cobalamin itself, in one of its several forms, or in some unusual lineages, dependence on a cobalamin-like analog.), with product MLETGLLWQKGKITVTHEHFVTAATQLIMSQLYPFLFNYDNLINRNIVVSCVANELHEIGARMVADFFEMEGWSSYYFGANTPVDSILRALENHNAKVLAISATMTYHIKDVENFIIKVKNTPGFENIKILVGGYPFKIAKNLWKEIGADGFAEDAKGAIELANGFVLN from the coding sequence ATGCTTGAGACGGGACTTCTTTGGCAGAAGGGCAAAATAACCGTAACCCATGAGCATTTTGTAACAGCCGCGACCCAACTTATAATGTCTCAACTTTATCCTTTTCTCTTCAATTATGACAATTTAATCAACAGAAATATTGTCGTCAGTTGTGTAGCCAACGAACTCCATGAAATTGGTGCGAGAATGGTCGCTGATTTTTTTGAAATGGAGGGATGGAGCAGTTACTATTTTGGTGCGAATACCCCGGTTGACAGCATTCTCAGGGCACTTGAGAACCACAATGCCAAAGTGCTCGCAATCTCTGCGACAATGACCTACCATATAAAAGATGTTGAGAATTTTATTATCAAAGTAAAAAACACCCCCGGATTTGAGAATATAAAGATTCTTGTCGGAGGTTATCCATTTAAGATCGCAAAAAATCTTTGGAAAGAAATCGGTGCCGATGGCTTCGCAGAAGATGCAAAAGGTGCCATCGAATTAGCTAACGGCTTTGTTCTGAACTAA